The Malus domestica chromosome 06, GDT2T_hap1 genome has a segment encoding these proteins:
- the LOC139197022 gene encoding uncharacterized protein, giving the protein MWILDSGLIWYPTGIKKKRRRLLQKNKHNRQLKTMNHTTGAKSFTRVRAELRKKHEKEMDPISFFRHCHTRKESTWIDETSECNGATMEGNIQTMIESGQEDSDELRT; this is encoded by the exons ATGTGGATCCTCGACAGTGGGCTGATTTGGTATCCTACTGGAATAAAGAAAAAACGAAG gagaTTGCTACAAAAAAATAAGCATAATAGGCAGTTGAAAACAATGAACCACACAACTGGTGCAAAATCTTTTACAAGAGTTAGGGCAGAACTT CGGAAAAAACATGAGAAGGAGATGGATCCTATTTCGTTTTTTCGTCATTGTCACACTCGAAAAGAGAGCACTTGGATTGATGAAACATCGGAGTGCAATGGG GCAACTATGGAGGGGAATATTCAAACTATGATTGAGTCTGGGCAAGAAGATAGTGATGAGCTTAGGACCTGA